Sequence from the Bacillus thuringiensis genome:
GTTGTTGTAGATCGCTCACCAGGCGTATTAATAGGACCTATGACCTTTTCAGCTTTTTTTCAGACGATAGATGATTACAGCTTCAGACCAATGATTCCATCTTTTATACGATTACTTCGTTTCACTGGATTATTTATTGCAATTTTTGCTCCTGCTCTTTATATTGCTATGATTTCCTTTCATTATGAAGTGATTCCACTTAAATTATTGTTAACGATTGGAGAATCTCGAGCTAAAATTCCTTTTCCTCCTATATTAGAAGCACTTTTGATGGAATTAGTACTTGAAATGCTCCGCGAAGCTGCAGTTCGGCTTCCTGGTCCCGTTGGACAAACCATTGGCGTCGTAGGAGGGATTGTCATTGGACAAGCTGCAGTTCAAGCTGGAATAGTAAGTAATGTCATGGTTATCGTCGTATCTATTACTGCAGTCGCTTCTTTCATCATCCCTAACCTAGAAATGTCTGCAGGAATTCGACTTCTTCGATTCCCAATGATGATAATTGCCTCTTTATTTGGTGTCATTGGAATTATGGTTGGGATGGCAATCATTATTATTCATATACTTTCCATGGAATCTCTCGGTGTTCCTTATGGGAGTCCTTTTTCTCCGTTATTTGCTTCGGATTTAAAAGATATTCTTGTACGTTTACCATGGAAAATAATGAAGAAACGCCCACTATCCCTTAACTTAAAACAGGAGAATCGACAACGCGACAAAGAAGAAATGGAGGAAGATAAGTGACCAAGCGTGCTAAGAGGGAGATTAGTTTATTTCAATACATTTTAACGATTAGTGGTGTTCAAGTAGGTTTCGGTGTTCTTACACTTCCTCGTGAAGTTGCACAAGGAGCGAATACAGATGGATGGATTTCTATTATTATTGGGTGCGCTATCACTACTTTAGTCAGTCTATGTATTGTGAAAATTATGGAAAATCATCCTGGGTATACTTTACTTGATGTACTGACTCGTTATCTGGGGAAGTGGCTAGGAAAATTCGCTATGCTTCTTTGGATTTTATACGCTATACTTGCTGCGGTCTCCTTAATCTTTTCTCTTTTATATGTCATTCACATTTGGATTTTACCTAGAACTCCAATGTTTTTAATTATGATTTTGCTTTCTATTCCAATGCTTATGCTTGCATGTAAAGGTGTACTTATTATTAGTCGCTTTGCCGTTTTCACTGTGCTTTTTACCCTCTGGATACCATTACTATTGTTTATCCCTCTTAAAGATGGTCATTGGATATATCTTCTTCCCTTTCTAAAGGAAGGTTGGCTACCAGTTGTAACCACAGTGAAATCAACTATCATTGCGTCTCTCGGATTCGAGTTTGCATTTGTCCTTTATCCCTATTTAACTAACAAATCAGCTGCAAAAAAAGGCATCGTTCTTGCAAATATGATTACGTTATTCGTCTACCTACAAGTTACGTTCGTTTCTTTCGTTTATTTTAGCCCGGATGGTATAACTAAGTTTTTATGGCCGACTCTTTCTCTTATTACACCATTTCACTTTTCATTTCTGGAACGGTTTGAAATTATCTTTTTGTCATTTTACCTCTTCATTATTTTCGATTCGTGCATTCCTTATATTTTTACCGCTTCAGATGGAATCAATCAATTACTTAACAAACAAGGGAGTTCGTTACCTATTTGGTTTTTATTATTCGGGTGTATTGTTGTCTTATTCTTTTATATCCCTTCCTCTTACCAAATAAGTGCTTTGCGAGACTTTTGGGGAACTGCCAGTTATTTTATCGTTTTTCTATTTCCAGTCGTATTCCTCTTATACATGACACTTTATCAGCATTGGAAAAGGAGAAGAGTTTAAATGAGGCGCTTTATTCATTTCACTATACTTTACTTTCTCATAACCTTTTTAACAGGCTGTGGAGATCGACTCGACTTAGAAAAACAATCGATTTCATTAATTTACGGCTTTGATGCAAAAGCAAAAGGAAAATTAATTGTGTACCACGTAAACCCTATTTTTAATGAAGACGTAGAAAAAAAGTACGAAACACATGAAGCGAAAGTACGTACACCTCGAGAAGCAAAAGCAACGTTTAATAGTTCAAGTGGCGGTTTAGTATCTACAGAAAAGTTACAGCTCATTTTATTTAGCACAAATTTTTTAAAACAAGAAGGGGCTATGCCTTACCTTGATGTTTGGTATCGTGATCCTAAAAACACTGGAAACATGCGTATGGTTGCAGTAGACGGTCCAATTTCTTCCGTTATATATAATAACTTTAAAGATAAGCCTGCCCTTCCCGAGTATTTAACAGATTTAATTAATACGAACAAACTGTACAATCGGACCGTTTTTACGACATTCCATGAATTTCACAGGCAAACTTTTAATAAAGGTATAACACCTGCTATTTCAGAAATAAAAAAAGGTAAAAAAGATGTTATCGTTACCGGTTCCGCGCTATTAACTTCTCGCGGAATTTATAAAATGTCATTAAATCGTTATGAAAGCGCCCTTCTTCTTTTGTTACAAAAGAAAGCGAATACACCGGTTTCGCTTACATTGAAAATCCCTTCTACTTCAGTTGAAAGT
This genomic interval carries:
- a CDS encoding endospore germination permease; its protein translation is MTKRAKREISLFQYILTISGVQVGFGVLTLPREVAQGANTDGWISIIIGCAITTLVSLCIVKIMENHPGYTLLDVLTRYLGKWLGKFAMLLWILYAILAAVSLIFSLLYVIHIWILPRTPMFLIMILLSIPMLMLACKGVLIISRFAVFTVLFTLWIPLLLFIPLKDGHWIYLLPFLKEGWLPVVTTVKSTIIASLGFEFAFVLYPYLTNKSAAKKGIVLANMITLFVYLQVTFVSFVYFSPDGITKFLWPTLSLITPFHFSFLERFEIIFLSFYLFIIFDSCIPYIFTASDGINQLLNKQGSSLPIWFLLFGCIVVLFFYIPSSYQISALRDFWGTASYFIVFLFPVVFLLYMTLYQHWKRRRV
- the gerSC gene encoding spore germination protein GerSC, which gives rise to MRRFIHFTILYFLITFLTGCGDRLDLEKQSISLIYGFDAKAKGKLIVYHVNPIFNEDVEKKYETHEAKVRTPREAKATFNSSSGGLVSTEKLQLILFSTNFLKQEGAMPYLDVWYRDPKNTGNMRMVAVDGPISSVIYNNFKDKPALPEYLTDLINTNKLYNRTVFTTFHEFHRQTFNKGITPAISEIKKGKKDVIVTGSALLTSRGIYKMSLNRYESALLLLLQKKANTPVSLTLKIPSTSVESNSDLKDTDGGDFVTINVLSMNRDIHTDYSDNHFKFHVKMDLKIAVSELTFNMDIDKDRKKLTSLITKQLNKDLNDLIHNIQKQRLDPFGFGDYARAFQYKEWKKVEDDWPSAFSKANVKVAPTIKILENGIIK